The Geotalea uraniireducens Rf4 genome window below encodes:
- a CDS encoding sigma-54-dependent transcriptional regulator: MYKARILICDDEVEILRYLNKILTAKGLSVEIFTSGAALMRRLGNRGADECDLLLLDVKMPDLDGIEILQRVKASGMELPIVMMTAFGSISSAIESIRLGAYDYVTKPFPKEKIFGLLENVLERKLLLKENSNLKEELGKPAAADSIVFTSATFRAVYDMALKVAQSEANVVVLGESGTGKELIAGLIHNNSLRAGKRFLSINCAALSDTLLESQLFGHVRGAFTGAVSHQKGLLEEANGGTLFLDEVGDMSPAIQAKLLRVIQERDFIPVGDTRPKSVDIRFLAATNKDLDEEVRQGRFREDLFFRLNVITLHLPPLRERQEDIAPIALHFLRKFSQRMKKNIADFTPVALQLLQSYGWPGNIRELENVIERAVILTSGPVVTAEELPVWKRPVRSEAKQDDRLVPLEAVEREHILHVLKKSGYNKSRTAKILGIARRTLDRKIEEYDLDEARSSAEESEY, translated from the coding sequence ATGTACAAGGCACGAATACTCATCTGCGATGACGAGGTCGAGATACTGCGCTACCTGAACAAGATTCTGACCGCAAAGGGGCTGTCGGTTGAGATTTTCACCTCCGGAGCGGCGCTTATGCGCAGGCTGGGAAACCGGGGTGCGGATGAATGCGACCTGCTGCTTTTGGACGTGAAGATGCCGGACCTGGACGGCATAGAGATTCTGCAGCGCGTCAAGGCCTCGGGAATGGAACTCCCCATAGTCATGATGACCGCGTTCGGCTCCATCAGTTCGGCCATCGAATCCATCAGGCTCGGAGCCTATGACTATGTGACCAAGCCGTTTCCCAAGGAAAAGATCTTCGGACTGCTCGAAAATGTGCTGGAGCGGAAACTGCTGCTTAAGGAAAACTCCAACCTCAAGGAAGAACTGGGCAAACCAGCTGCTGCAGATTCCATTGTCTTTACCAGCGCCACGTTCCGCGCGGTCTATGACATGGCGCTGAAGGTGGCGCAAAGCGAAGCGAACGTTGTCGTCCTCGGCGAATCAGGTACCGGCAAAGAGCTCATCGCCGGACTGATACACAACAACAGTCTGCGCGCGGGAAAGCGTTTCCTTTCCATCAACTGCGCCGCGCTCTCCGACACCCTGCTGGAAAGCCAGCTTTTCGGGCATGTCCGTGGAGCGTTCACCGGCGCGGTTTCCCATCAGAAGGGGTTACTTGAGGAAGCCAACGGCGGGACCCTGTTCCTCGACGAGGTCGGCGACATGAGTCCGGCCATCCAGGCAAAGCTCTTGAGGGTCATCCAGGAGCGGGATTTCATTCCTGTCGGTGATACCAGGCCGAAGAGCGTTGATATCCGCTTTCTTGCCGCCACCAACAAGGACCTGGACGAAGAGGTCCGGCAGGGGAGGTTCCGCGAAGATCTCTTTTTCCGGCTGAACGTCATCACCCTGCACCTCCCCCCCCTGCGCGAACGGCAGGAAGACATCGCGCCAATCGCCCTGCACTTCCTGCGTAAATTTTCCCAGCGGATGAAAAAGAACATCGCGGACTTCACCCCCGTAGCCCTGCAACTTCTGCAGTCCTACGGGTGGCCCGGTAATATCAGGGAGTTGGAAAACGTGATCGAACGGGCGGTCATCCTGACCAGCGGACCGGTGGTAACCGCTGAGGAACTGCCCGTGTGGAAGCGGCCGGTCCGCAGCGAGGCGAAGCAGGACGACCGCCTTGTCCCGCTGGAAGCCGTCGAACGCGAGCACATCCTCCATGTCCTGAAAAAATCCGGCTACAACAAGAGCCGGACCGCAAAGATTTTAGGCATTGCCCGCCGGACCCTTGACCGGAAAATCGAGGAGTATGACCTGGACGAGGCGCGATCATCCGCAGAGGAGTCCGAATACTGA
- a CDS encoding cache domain-containing protein translates to MRRRFSIRAKLTLGSLLPLFVAFVFCGLTGLYLINTKIASQAQEKVRTDLNAAREVYQNELSHVNELVDLTAGNPFAAAAVETGDRRSLAALLSSLQSRKHLDILTVVDRNGRVLYRAHNPAASGDVIASNGFVRSALQGIPINGTTTLTHNELAAERKELAKQAAINVVPTPRSRQGQADVERSGMVLAAAAPVLDASGRPIGALYGAILLNNNNTLVDRIKQIVYEGVQFNGKDVGTATIFLGDTRIATNVPAAGGTRAIGTRLSAEVYNRVIQEGKKWVDRAFVVNDWYITAYEPIHDSRGEAVGALYVGMLEKPYAALKKKVNVIFGIVILASSLLGIAVSGGIGAHLSRPIRDLEKLARRVAVGERDLRIEVKTADEMEDLADEFNEMTGALARHEEEINSLNRTLEQKVRERTAELEEKNLLLLQTQAELVRAEKLADLGIMAAGVAHEINTPLTIIRGNAEVLEMFITPGHPNREEIDIISRQTERMAKIVSNLLLFARQKKLHQGRVAIHALLNDIVSQIGFQATLADIRIVRNYSPDLDTISGDSDQLRQVFTNLILNAVQAMEGSGTLTLATRILPDEAGYSIEVADTGSGIGPDQREKIFTPFFTTKATGSGLGLSVSYGIIKDHGGDISVESSPETGTTFRVVLPGKTADIPPHPNGTA, encoded by the coding sequence ATGCGCCGTCGTTTCTCCATACGGGCCAAACTGACCCTCGGCTCCCTTCTGCCGCTGTTCGTCGCCTTTGTCTTCTGCGGTCTGACCGGCCTGTACCTGATCAACACCAAGATCGCCAGCCAGGCGCAGGAAAAGGTCAGGACCGACCTCAATGCAGCACGGGAGGTGTACCAGAATGAATTGTCCCACGTCAACGAACTGGTTGACCTGACCGCCGGCAACCCTTTTGCCGCCGCGGCCGTCGAAACCGGCGACCGGCGAAGCCTGGCCGCACTCCTCAGCTCCCTTCAGAGCAGAAAACATCTGGACATTCTGACGGTCGTGGACCGGAACGGCCGGGTCCTGTACCGGGCGCACAACCCTGCTGCCTCGGGCGACGTTATTGCTTCCAACGGCTTTGTCCGGTCGGCGCTTCAGGGAATTCCGATCAACGGAACAACTACCCTCACCCACAACGAGTTGGCCGCGGAGCGGAAAGAGCTGGCGAAACAGGCCGCCATCAACGTCGTACCGACACCCCGCTCCCGCCAGGGACAGGCGGACGTTGAGCGCTCAGGCATGGTGCTGGCTGCGGCCGCACCGGTGCTCGACGCATCGGGAAGGCCCATCGGCGCCCTGTACGGCGCTATCCTGCTGAACAACAACAATACCCTGGTGGACCGGATCAAGCAGATTGTCTACGAGGGGGTCCAGTTCAACGGAAAGGACGTGGGAACTGCCACCATCTTCCTCGGCGACACGCGCATCGCCACCAACGTACCGGCGGCAGGCGGCACCAGGGCCATCGGCACCAGACTTTCCGCAGAGGTGTACAACCGGGTTATCCAGGAAGGTAAAAAGTGGGTAGACCGCGCATTTGTGGTGAACGACTGGTACATCACCGCCTACGAACCGATTCATGACTCGCGGGGAGAAGCCGTCGGCGCCCTGTATGTGGGCATGCTTGAAAAACCCTACGCAGCCCTGAAAAAGAAGGTAAACGTCATCTTCGGCATCGTCATCCTCGCCAGCTCGCTGCTCGGCATCGCGGTGTCGGGGGGCATCGGCGCCCACCTTTCCCGTCCCATCAGGGATCTGGAGAAGCTCGCCAGACGGGTGGCCGTGGGCGAACGCGACCTGCGGATCGAGGTGAAAACCGCTGATGAGATGGAAGACCTTGCCGATGAGTTCAACGAGATGACAGGGGCATTGGCCCGCCATGAAGAAGAAATCAACAGCCTGAACCGCACCCTGGAGCAGAAGGTCCGGGAGCGGACCGCGGAACTCGAAGAGAAGAACCTTCTTCTGCTCCAGACCCAGGCGGAGCTCGTACGGGCGGAAAAGCTCGCGGACCTTGGAATCATGGCCGCCGGTGTGGCCCACGAGATCAACACCCCCCTGACCATCATCCGGGGCAATGCGGAAGTTCTGGAGATGTTCATAACCCCGGGCCACCCGAACCGGGAGGAAATCGACATCATCTCCCGTCAGACCGAACGGATGGCGAAAATAGTGTCGAACCTGCTCCTGTTCGCCCGGCAGAAAAAGCTGCACCAGGGCCGCGTTGCCATTCATGCCCTTCTGAACGACATCGTCAGCCAGATAGGGTTCCAGGCAACGCTGGCGGATATCCGGATCGTACGGAACTATTCTCCTGATCTGGACACCATAAGCGGAGACAGCGACCAGCTGCGCCAGGTCTTCACCAACCTCATCCTCAATGCCGTCCAGGCAATGGAGGGGAGCGGCACGCTGACACTTGCGACTCGAATCCTCCCCGACGAAGCAGGCTACAGTATCGAGGTCGCCGACACGGGGAGCGGCATTGGTCCCGATCAGCGGGAAAAGATTTTCACGCCGTTTTTCACCACCAAAGCCACGGGTAGCGGCCTGGGGCTTTCGGTTTCCTACGGCATCATCAAGGACCACGGCGGCGACATCAGCGTGGAAAGCTCCCCAGAGACCGGAACCACGTTCCGGGTGGTTCTGCCGGGGAAGACAGCCGATATCCCGCCCCACCCCAACGGTACGGCCTGA
- a CDS encoding sigma-54-dependent transcriptional regulator: MTKTTILICDDEEGILKYLRKLLISQGFDVETFDRGAALLAYLENGKAAHADLLIQDVRMPDMDGIEVLQRVKKLRPALPVIIMTAFGTIDSAVDAIKLGAYDYVTKPFPKEKILGVLENALERELLIKENQVLKEELGKPSPSDTIIFKSDRFREVYELTLQVAASSANILIQGESGTGKELIAGAVHHNSLRKTRRFLSINCAALSDTLLESQLFGHVRGAFTGAVTAQKGLLEEADSGTLFMDEIGDMSLPIQAKLLRVIQERDFIPVGSTRSKTVDIRFVAATNKDLEKEVKEGRFREDLFYRLNVITIHLPPLRDRKEDIEPIAGHFLKKYAQRMKKEVSCFSPEALTLMIDYNWPGNIRELENVIERAVILARGPAISAENLPMWKKEADPVQPMDDRFVSLENVEREHIQRTLAKTGFHKSKSAEILGISRKTLDRKIVEYGLKTPVE; encoded by the coding sequence ATGACAAAAACAACCATCCTCATCTGCGACGACGAAGAGGGAATCCTCAAGTACCTGCGCAAGCTCCTCATCAGCCAGGGTTTCGACGTGGAGACCTTCGACAGAGGCGCCGCACTGCTCGCCTACCTGGAAAACGGCAAGGCCGCCCATGCCGACCTCCTCATTCAGGACGTGCGGATGCCCGATATGGACGGCATCGAGGTACTGCAACGGGTGAAAAAGCTCCGCCCGGCCCTGCCGGTCATCATCATGACCGCCTTCGGCACCATCGATTCTGCCGTGGACGCCATCAAACTGGGTGCCTACGATTACGTCACCAAACCGTTTCCCAAGGAAAAGATCCTCGGAGTGCTGGAAAACGCCCTGGAACGGGAACTGCTCATCAAGGAAAACCAGGTTCTCAAGGAAGAGCTCGGCAAGCCGTCCCCATCGGACACGATCATCTTCAAAAGCGACCGGTTCCGCGAAGTGTACGAACTCACCCTCCAGGTGGCGGCGAGTTCCGCAAACATCCTCATTCAGGGAGAATCGGGGACCGGCAAGGAACTGATTGCCGGAGCGGTCCACCACAACAGCCTGCGGAAAACCCGCCGGTTTCTGTCCATCAACTGCGCGGCGCTTTCCGACACCCTGCTGGAAAGCCAGCTGTTCGGCCACGTCCGGGGAGCCTTCACCGGCGCCGTCACGGCCCAGAAGGGGCTTCTGGAGGAGGCTGATAGCGGCACCCTCTTCATGGACGAAATCGGCGACATGAGCCTCCCCATCCAGGCCAAGCTGCTGCGGGTCATCCAGGAGCGGGACTTCATCCCGGTGGGCTCGACCCGCTCGAAAACCGTGGACATCCGGTTCGTGGCCGCCACCAACAAGGATCTGGAAAAGGAGGTCAAAGAAGGGAGGTTTCGGGAAGACCTGTTCTATCGCCTCAACGTCATCACCATCCACCTCCCCCCCCTGCGGGACCGGAAAGAGGACATCGAGCCCATCGCCGGCCACTTCCTGAAAAAATATGCCCAGCGGATGAAAAAAGAGGTGAGCTGTTTCAGCCCCGAAGCGCTGACGCTCATGATCGACTATAACTGGCCGGGCAATATCAGGGAACTGGAAAACGTCATCGAGCGCGCAGTCATCCTGGCGCGCGGGCCGGCCATCAGCGCAGAAAACCTCCCCATGTGGAAGAAGGAGGCGGACCCGGTCCAACCGATGGACGACAGGTTCGTTTCCCTGGAGAACGTGGAACGGGAGCACATCCAGCGGACCCTGGCGAAAACCGGCTTCCACAAGAGCAAATCCGCCGAAATCCTCGGCATTTCCCGCAAGACCCTCGACCGCAAGATCGTCGAATACGGGCTGAAGACACCCGTGGAGTAA
- a CDS encoding cache domain-containing protein — protein MPPMRFPIKAKLTLATLIPLSVAIFFCWLTGVFILNSRIVSQAQDKVRNDLNSAREIYLNEIGHIRDVVKFTATAPYTADALTTGNTSGIAAILTPLKTAEKLDVFMALDATGKVLYRANNPAAFGDDRSKSQFVTRALKGEIVTGTSIIPPAEMAVEGAELARQATMPAVTTPHARPATETIERAGMMLIAAAPVRDKAGNIIGTLVGGVLLNNNTTLVDKIKNIVYEGVQSDGKDVGSATIFLGDLRIATNVLNSKGNRAIGTRLSEEVYNRVILRKEKWIDGAFVVNNWYFTAYEPILSLEGVPIGCLYVGMLEKPYTAIKFKLGFIFSGVLLLGALIGFAVSGFIGTRLAKPIRELENMARRVASGERDVQIRVHTRDEIGDLAGQFNEMTRTLTQREEDIRELNRGLEQKVQQRTAELEEKNQLLVKTRQDLVRAEKLAAIGELAAGVAHEINNPMAIIRGNTELLQMSIPPEADNREEVDTIFQQMGRVERIVANLLKFARQEQKNLGTVFINRLLREILSQVGHQVPLSGINIREEYAPDIPEIEGDSDQVRQVFINLVINAVQAMPGGGDLTITTGIDSEAGKCEITVTDTGNGIALENLEQIFNPFFTTKAGGTGLGLSVSYGIIRDHGGRIEVRSEPEKGSMFRVVLPVKQR, from the coding sequence ATGCCCCCCATGCGCTTCCCCATAAAGGCGAAACTGACCCTTGCCACCCTCATCCCCCTCTCGGTCGCCATTTTCTTCTGCTGGCTGACCGGGGTCTTCATTCTCAACTCCAGAATCGTCAGCCAGGCGCAGGACAAGGTCCGCAACGACCTCAACTCCGCCCGCGAAATCTATCTCAACGAGATCGGTCACATTCGCGACGTGGTGAAATTCACCGCCACGGCCCCCTATACCGCCGATGCCCTGACCACGGGCAACACAAGCGGTATCGCCGCCATCCTTACCCCGCTGAAAACAGCCGAAAAGCTGGATGTCTTCATGGCCCTGGACGCCACCGGCAAGGTTTTATACAGGGCAAACAACCCCGCAGCCTTCGGTGACGACCGATCAAAGAGCCAGTTTGTGACACGGGCGCTCAAAGGGGAGATCGTCACGGGCACATCGATCATCCCCCCCGCAGAGATGGCTGTTGAAGGGGCGGAACTGGCACGCCAGGCAACCATGCCGGCGGTAACGACCCCCCATGCCAGGCCGGCAACGGAAACTATCGAGCGGGCCGGCATGATGCTCATTGCGGCTGCGCCGGTGAGAGACAAGGCGGGCAACATCATCGGCACCCTGGTCGGCGGCGTGTTGCTGAACAACAACACGACCCTGGTGGACAAGATCAAAAACATCGTCTACGAAGGGGTGCAGTCCGACGGCAAGGATGTGGGAAGCGCAACCATCTTTCTCGGCGATCTCCGCATCGCGACCAATGTGCTTAACTCCAAGGGCAATCGGGCCATAGGAACACGCCTTTCCGAAGAGGTCTACAACCGCGTCATTCTGCGCAAGGAGAAATGGATAGACGGGGCCTTTGTGGTCAACAACTGGTATTTCACCGCATACGAGCCAATCCTCTCCCTGGAAGGGGTGCCGATTGGCTGCCTTTACGTGGGGATGCTGGAAAAACCTTACACAGCCATCAAGTTCAAGCTGGGCTTCATCTTCAGCGGCGTGCTCCTTTTGGGCGCATTGATCGGTTTTGCCGTTTCCGGTTTCATCGGCACGCGCCTGGCCAAGCCGATCCGGGAGTTGGAAAACATGGCGCGCCGCGTCGCTTCCGGAGAGCGGGACGTGCAGATCCGGGTTCATACGAGGGACGAGATCGGCGACTTGGCGGGACAATTCAATGAAATGACCCGGACGCTCACGCAGCGGGAAGAAGACATCCGGGAGCTGAACCGCGGCCTGGAGCAAAAGGTGCAGCAGCGGACGGCCGAACTGGAAGAAAAGAACCAGCTCCTCGTCAAAACCCGGCAGGATTTGGTCAGGGCCGAAAAACTGGCCGCCATCGGCGAACTGGCCGCAGGGGTAGCCCATGAGATCAACAACCCCATGGCCATCATCCGCGGCAACACTGAACTGCTGCAGATGTCCATCCCTCCCGAGGCCGACAACAGGGAGGAAGTGGACACCATTTTCCAGCAGATGGGAAGGGTGGAACGGATCGTCGCCAACCTTCTCAAATTCGCCCGTCAGGAGCAGAAAAATCTCGGTACGGTTTTCATCAACCGGCTGCTCCGGGAAATCCTCAGCCAGGTCGGCCATCAGGTTCCGCTTTCAGGAATCAACATCCGGGAAGAATATGCCCCTGATATTCCGGAGATCGAAGGGGACAGCGATCAGGTGCGGCAGGTGTTTATCAACCTGGTCATAAATGCCGTCCAGGCCATGCCCGGCGGCGGCGATCTGACCATCACCACGGGAATCGATAGCGAGGCGGGGAAATGCGAGATAACGGTGACCGATACCGGCAACGGCATAGCCCTGGAAAACCTGGAGCAGATCTTCAACCCGTTTTTTACCACCAAGGCAGGCGGTACAGGCCTGGGACTGTCGGTTTCCTACGGAATTATCAGGGACCATGGCGGGCGAATTGAGGTGCGGAGCGAACCGGAAAAGGGGAGCATGTTCCGGGTGGTGCTGCCGGTGAAGCAGAGATAA
- a CDS encoding molybdopterin molybdotransferase MoeA, which yields MLTFIEARSIILNSVRPVGTERVMLLDAIGRILADEIKAPWDMPLWNNSAMDGYAVRSEDCQTSVTLRVTGYIPAGATDTCIVDPGCTVRIMTGAPIPPGADAVVPFEETEEGEQFIKIHSQVKKGQHIRFAGEDVKAGDTVLAAGTVIAPPGISMLASLGSAFVPVYRKARVAILSTGDELVELGGQVSAGQIINSNTLSLAAAVREIGCEPVIIGIARDNRASHQQLLREGLNADALITSAGVSAGDRDLVREVLAELGVQQLFWKVDIKPGRPTAFGLNAGKPVFSLPGNPVSTMMTFEEFVRPALLKMMGRKRVIKPTVKAALKEDVRKKTGRLHLLRVRLEAGSDGYQASVFGDQSTGILRTMVQADGFAFLPPEKGFFAKGELVDVHVLNRDFEMEEG from the coding sequence ATGCTCACTTTCATAGAAGCCCGCAGCATCATTCTGAACAGCGTCCGTCCCGTCGGCACCGAGCGTGTCATGCTCCTCGATGCCATCGGCCGGATACTGGCAGATGAGATCAAAGCCCCGTGGGACATGCCGCTTTGGAATAACTCCGCCATGGACGGTTATGCGGTGCGCAGCGAAGATTGCCAGACGTCGGTTACCCTGCGGGTTACCGGTTATATCCCGGCCGGAGCGACAGATACATGCATCGTCGACCCCGGCTGCACCGTGAGGATCATGACCGGCGCTCCGATCCCGCCGGGAGCCGATGCCGTCGTGCCGTTCGAAGAGACGGAAGAAGGTGAACAGTTCATAAAGATTCACAGCCAGGTAAAAAAAGGGCAGCATATCCGTTTTGCCGGTGAGGATGTCAAAGCCGGGGACACGGTACTTGCTGCCGGCACCGTCATCGCCCCCCCGGGAATAAGCATGCTTGCTTCCCTCGGCTCAGCGTTTGTGCCGGTTTACCGCAAAGCCAGGGTGGCGATTCTTTCCACCGGCGATGAACTGGTCGAACTGGGAGGACAGGTATCGGCGGGACAGATCATCAACAGCAATACCCTTTCACTGGCGGCGGCAGTCAGGGAAATCGGCTGCGAACCGGTCATCATCGGCATCGCAAGGGATAACCGTGCCAGCCACCAGCAATTGCTCCGGGAAGGGCTGAATGCAGACGCCCTCATCACCTCGGCAGGCGTTTCTGCCGGGGACCGGGACCTGGTCCGTGAGGTCCTGGCAGAGTTGGGTGTGCAGCAGCTGTTCTGGAAGGTGGACATCAAGCCGGGGCGCCCCACCGCCTTCGGCCTCAATGCAGGCAAACCGGTCTTTTCTCTCCCCGGCAACCCGGTTTCAACCATGATGACCTTTGAAGAATTCGTCAGACCGGCACTGCTGAAGATGATGGGAAGAAAACGGGTGATAAAGCCGACCGTGAAAGCGGCGCTCAAGGAAGACGTCAGGAAAAAGACGGGGCGGCTGCATTTACTCCGGGTCCGCCTGGAAGCAGGCAGCGACGGCTACCAGGCAAGCGTTTTCGGCGACCAGAGCACCGGTATCCTGAGAACCATGGTCCAGGCCGACGGGTTTGCCTTTCTCCCGCCGGAGAAGGGTTTTTTTGCCAAAGGTGAACTGGTGGACGTTCATGTTCTCAACCGTGATTTTGAGATGGAGGAAGGGTAG
- a CDS encoding methyl-accepting chemotaxis protein, which yields MLSLNNLKVRKKLWLIIGSALAGIVVIIAMSLFMLKTDLKDEKALKTRHLVETAYSTLDYYYRLAASGKISQEEAKAAAIAVIKTMRYEDKEYFWINDMHPTMVMHPYKPELDGKDLSGFKDNEGKKLFVEFVETVKAKKAGFVYYLWPKPGFDKPVLKVSYVKGFEPWGWIIGSGIYLDDLDALFWSKSRQYALVAFAVFLMILAMSWIVAKNITRNLTDLTDKIGLISDGDLRISIEAKGNDEFGMLARDINKMAVSLNEMINQIFDSINNVVQVVDTVKTKSEQTAGAAQKQSMQATGIATAAEEMSHTINDMARNAATAADTSADAMKTAASGKQVADGAVETIDRVFRATVDLEQMIEKLSSSVSEIGDIVTVINDIADQTNLLALNASIEAARAGEHGRGFAVVADEVRKLAERTIRATAEISKKIGAVQKESEQTTNSMAEASGEVTMATDYIKQVGSTLNHIVDAVQNARDQITQIATAIEQQSATTEELAQNFEQTSAAAVQMEKMSEEVTQAVYRLSHIDEEIRNSTSGFKTVVSALQMLDMAKTDHRIFVNKLGDCMNGGKKMDVSQMPDHHTCRFGKWYETEGRQTCANSKSYKTVAVPHEKIHALAKEAAAACNSGDKAKSQRLYTEIEALSDEISRLLDDIKNESSNLMK from the coding sequence ATGCTGTCGTTGAACAATCTGAAAGTCAGAAAGAAATTGTGGTTGATAATCGGCAGCGCACTGGCAGGCATCGTGGTGATCATCGCCATGTCCCTCTTCATGCTCAAGACCGATTTAAAAGACGAAAAGGCCCTCAAGACGCGACACTTGGTGGAAACCGCCTACTCCACCCTCGATTACTATTACAGGCTTGCAGCAAGCGGCAAGATATCGCAGGAAGAGGCAAAGGCCGCGGCCATTGCCGTCATCAAAACCATGCGCTACGAAGATAAGGAGTATTTCTGGATAAACGACATGCATCCAACCATGGTCATGCATCCCTACAAGCCGGAACTGGACGGTAAAGACCTGTCCGGTTTCAAGGACAACGAGGGAAAGAAGCTGTTTGTCGAGTTTGTTGAAACCGTCAAGGCGAAAAAAGCCGGTTTCGTCTATTACCTCTGGCCGAAGCCCGGCTTCGACAAACCGGTGCTCAAGGTCTCTTACGTGAAGGGCTTCGAGCCGTGGGGGTGGATCATCGGCAGCGGCATATACCTCGATGATCTCGATGCGTTGTTCTGGAGCAAATCGCGTCAGTATGCGCTCGTGGCTTTTGCCGTGTTTCTCATGATCCTGGCCATGTCCTGGATTGTCGCCAAAAACATCACCAGGAACCTGACGGATCTTACGGACAAGATCGGCTTGATCAGCGACGGCGACCTCCGCATATCCATCGAGGCCAAGGGAAATGACGAGTTCGGCATGCTCGCCCGCGACATCAACAAGATGGCCGTCTCACTCAACGAGATGATCAATCAGATCTTCGACTCGATCAACAACGTGGTGCAGGTCGTCGATACGGTCAAGACCAAGTCCGAGCAGACGGCAGGAGCCGCCCAGAAACAGTCCATGCAAGCCACCGGCATCGCCACGGCCGCAGAGGAAATGAGCCATACCATCAACGACATGGCACGGAACGCAGCCACTGCCGCAGACACGTCAGCCGATGCCATGAAGACGGCAGCAAGCGGCAAGCAGGTTGCAGACGGGGCGGTCGAAACCATTGACAGGGTTTTCCGGGCCACGGTAGATCTGGAGCAGATGATTGAAAAATTGAGTTCCAGCGTCTCCGAAATCGGCGATATCGTCACCGTTATCAATGATATCGCCGACCAGACAAATCTTCTCGCCCTGAATGCCTCCATTGAAGCGGCACGTGCCGGCGAACACGGCAGGGGATTTGCCGTCGTTGCCGATGAGGTAAGGAAGCTGGCGGAACGGACGATCAGGGCAACCGCCGAGATCTCCAAGAAGATCGGCGCCGTGCAGAAAGAATCCGAGCAGACGACCAACTCCATGGCCGAAGCCTCCGGCGAAGTGACCATGGCAACTGATTATATCAAACAGGTGGGAAGCACCCTCAATCATATCGTCGATGCAGTGCAGAATGCCCGCGACCAGATAACCCAGATTGCCACTGCCATCGAGCAACAGTCGGCGACAACGGAGGAGCTGGCGCAGAATTTCGAACAAACTTCCGCCGCAGCGGTACAGATGGAAAAAATGTCCGAAGAAGTGACCCAGGCAGTCTACAGGCTGAGCCACATAGACGAGGAGATCAGAAACAGCACATCCGGCTTTAAAACCGTCGTCAGCGCCCTGCAGATGCTTGACATGGCGAAAACTGACCACCGGATCTTCGTCAACAAGCTAGGCGACTGCATGAACGGCGGAAAAAAAATGGACGTCTCTCAAATGCCCGACCACCATACATGCCGGTTCGGCAAATGGTATGAGACGGAAGGTCGACAGACCTGCGCCAATTCAAAAAGCTACAAGACCGTCGCCGTCCCCCATGAGAAGATCCATGCGTTGGCCAAAGAAGCTGCGGCAGCGTGTAATTCGGGAGACAAGGCAAAATCCCAGCGGCTCTACACGGAAATCGAAGCGCTCTCCGATGAGATAAGCCGTCTCCTCGACGACATCAAGAACGAGAGCAGTAATCTAATGAAATAA
- the pta gene encoding phosphate acetyltransferase — translation MHLMEQIKAKAKKNLQTVVLPESYDERMLFAAQKIVEQGLAKIILLGNPAEVSATAQAKGVNLAGVEILDPTASPKLNAYVDELVELRKSKGLSKEEATKLLTDKDNLYYAGMMVRMGDAGGEVAGATGTTGNVLKAAFQTVGTAPGIKTVSSFFLMVTQNPDFGENGILLFADCAVNPNPDAQALAEIAVATARNCTSFLDVPARVAMLSFSTKGSAAHADIDKVLKALEIAKGIDPALQIDGELQADAALLPKVGEKKAPGSTVAGKANVLIFPDLDAGNIAYKLVERVAGAEAIGPVIQGLAKPVNDLSRGCSVDDIVNVAAITAVQAQG, via the coding sequence ATGCATCTGATGGAGCAGATTAAGGCAAAGGCCAAGAAAAACCTGCAAACTGTAGTTCTGCCGGAAAGCTATGATGAGAGGATGCTTTTTGCCGCTCAAAAGATAGTGGAACAAGGTTTGGCCAAAATCATATTGCTCGGCAACCCGGCTGAGGTTTCTGCAACGGCGCAAGCCAAAGGGGTGAATCTTGCCGGTGTGGAAATCCTTGATCCGACGGCATCCCCCAAGCTTAACGCCTATGTCGACGAACTTGTGGAACTGCGCAAGAGCAAAGGCCTCAGCAAAGAAGAGGCGACAAAACTGCTGACCGACAAAGATAACCTCTATTACGCGGGAATGATGGTACGAATGGGCGACGCCGGCGGCGAAGTGGCCGGAGCAACCGGCACCACCGGCAACGTGCTCAAGGCGGCATTTCAGACGGTAGGCACCGCCCCGGGCATCAAAACCGTTTCCTCGTTTTTCCTCATGGTTACCCAAAACCCTGATTTTGGCGAAAACGGCATCCTGCTCTTCGCCGATTGCGCGGTCAACCCCAACCCCGATGCCCAGGCCCTGGCGGAAATCGCCGTAGCAACAGCCCGGAACTGCACATCATTCCTCGATGTTCCCGCCCGTGTCGCCATGCTCTCCTTTTCCACCAAGGGAAGCGCTGCGCACGCCGACATAGACAAGGTACTCAAGGCGCTTGAAATTGCCAAGGGGATCGATCCCGCTCTCCAGATCGACGGCGAATTGCAGGCAGATGCGGCGCTCCTGCCGAAAGTCGGCGAAAAGAAAGCCCCGGGCAGCACGGTGGCAGGCAAGGCAAACGTCCTGATCTTCCCCGATCTCGATGCGGGCAACATCGCATACAAGCTTGTGGAGCGGGTAGCAGGCGCCGAAGCCATCGGACCGGTCATCCAGGGGCTGGCAAAACCGGTAAACGATCTGTCGCGCGGCTGTTCGGTGGACGATATCGTTAACGTAGCAGCCATCACGGCGGTGCAGGCGCAGGGTTAA